AGAGGCTCCGACTGGAACAAAGACGAATTCTTCGAAATCAATTCTTTCTGCGAACAGATAGCAGGCTCCATTCATAATGCCAACCTGATGAATGATTTGGAATCCGAAAAAGAAAGAACCATTCATTTTCTAAAAAACATTCTACCGGGAGAACTTGCGGAAGAATTGATGGAAAAAGGAGAAGTCATACCTATGGAATACGAATCGGCTACGATTCTATTCACGGATTTTAAAAATTTCACAAACGCTGCAGAGTCCCTCTCTCCTGAAGATCTAATACAACAGTTAGACGCTTGTTTTTCCCAATTCGATGATATAGCGGTTCGCCACAATTTCGAAAAATTGAAAACGATCGGAGATTCCTATATGGCTGCCGGAGGTATCCCTCAAGGAAATTTCACTCATCCGGTGGATGCCTGTTTGTTTGCCATGGAGATCAAATCTTTTATGAATCAGGTAAAAGTCGTAAAAGAAATGTTAGGTCAGCCTTTCTGGGAAATACGAATCGGAATTCATACGGGATCGGTTGTTGCCGGAGTAGTCGGCAAAACAAAGTTCGCTTATGATGTTTGGGGAGATACGGTAAACATTGCAAGTCGTATGGAAAGTAGCAGTACACCCGGTGAAGTCAATCTCTCGGAAGAAACTTATGAAAAAGTAAAACGATTTTTCGTTTGCGAATACAGAGGCAAGGTATCCGCCAAAAACAAAGGTGAGATGGGAATGTACTATTTAAAAGCATTACGTCCCGAATTTTCAAGAGACGGGGAAGGTATCGTTCCCAATGAACAATTTTTCGATTTGTATAAAAATCTAAAGATCGGAGCAAAAATCATTTATAGACAAACCGGATAATCCGTCCTTCGGAATGATTTTCTCGGATCACAAAATGCCTGCGGGATTTCTAAAAAAAATCTTTTGGCAGCAAACACATGTTTGCCACCAACAGAGAAGAGGTGGAAAAGATTTGTCTAGAAATAAAACTCAAACTTCAAATTACCTAAATGACCCGATCAATGCCCGCTTCCTCCGTGACCTCCGCCACCACTGCTACTTCCTCCTCCGGAACCTCCACCGCCGCCGGAACTAGAGCTGGTTCTGGTGGTACGTGTAGTGGTCGTAGTTGTACCTCCGCATTTTGATTCGCATATATTATAAATAGCAAGACAGGTTACGAATGATCCACCCGAGCCCATATTCTGTTGTTGGGTGACCAAACTACAGACCAACTGTTCCGAACCGCATTGGTTCAAACAAGTTGCTCTGCTCTTTACATTGCCGCAATTTCCGAAGAAGACAAAACCGAGAAATAGTATAAAATAAATCATAAATCGTTTCATATCATTCAACCGCGCCTTTGGATTTGAGTAAGTGGACGATTGTTTCCTTTTCGTTCTGAAGGATTTCGGAAAGTGCAGTATGACCCGCTTCGGATTTCAAATTGGGATCGGCACCTGCGTCCAAAAGATACTCCACAACCTTAGGATAACGGTTGTATGCTGCCATCATAAGAGCAGTGTGTCCGTTTCTGGATTTTAAATTCGGATTCGCTTTGAAAGTCAGTAGTACATGAACTACATCATGATGACCTTCTTTCGAAGCGATCATAAGAGGGGTCATCCTATCGAAGGTATCTTCCGGGATATTCGGATTCTGGCCCGCACGCAACATTTCCCGGACTCTTTCCACATTCCCTTGTGCTACCTGAAAGTAGAAATTATTATAACGGTAGTTCCTCCCCGGGTTAGGCAAGGAAACACATCCGACCACCAGAAAAATCAGCAAAATACCCAGAGCGATTCGTTTCATGCTCACAGTATCTCAAAAAAAACCTCGTCTGCAAATGGAGGTTATCCGCAAATGTGGGAACCCACTAAAAACGAGGATATGAGTGTTTCCCGCAATTGCGGATAACACCTACAAGTTAAATTCCTTGCACGAATCGTTTGGTTCCCGTAAACATTACATTTACCCATGAATCACCGTAAATATAGAATTCTATTCCTTTGGTTCTACGGAATCTCTCTCATTCTCTGGATTGTCCAAGAAACCTACACTCTGACCAACCCGCCCGACATTTTCGATCGTTATCGGGTTTTTATTGCCAGTTTCGAAACTTTGATCGCAGTCTCATCCTTTCTTACCATTTTTATCCTCTACAAAGAACTGAAACAGGAAGCCGGAGAAAACAACCAAGCCAAAGTAGTGATCCATGACCTAAAAAGAACCAACCGGATTCTAAAAGGACCGGAGATGAATTTTTGGAAAGAAGCGAACCAACAAATGAATGAATGGAAACTGACCGATACGGAAAAGGAAATTGCAATTCTGATTTTAAGAGGTTTTTCCCACCAACAAATCGCAGGGGTTCGTGGGAAAAGCTTAAGAACTGTGGAAAACCAAACGGCTTCCATTTATGAAAAGTCTTCTATGAGAGGAAAATTGGAATTTATCTCTTTTTTTCTCACTCCACTTCTTCCGGAAGAGGAGTAAAGAAGGTTTCCAAACCCAAAAAATCTTGACCAAATCCCAAATTTCACTAAATTTCTTAGGAAAAAGAAGAGGATGGAATGAACAAAAAAACCGAAATACTGAGCTTAGTTCTTTTTCTAATCACCTGCTTCCCATTACTCTCGCAAAGCTCCATAGACAACAAAGCAAAAGACAAACAAGATGCGCTTTTGCAAAAAGACAAAGCCAATAGAGAAAAGATACTGGCAAAGTACTACCAATTCTATTCCAAACTGAAAGATCGTTATCCGGGACTCAATTTCCAAGAGTTGCCGGTGGATCCCAGTCTTGCCCGCGATGTAATCGAACATAACGATTCCCCCGGCGGTCAAATTAAAAAAGCAAAATCCATTTTCGCCTATTCCGCCGAAAATTATCTATTGAAATCGGAACCGAACCCTCTTCCCAAATTCAATACGGACACAAAACTACTCCGAGGTGAAAAAATAGAAGTGGTTTTGGTTTTAAAAAATGACGGGCCTGACAAGAAAGATCAACCAAACTGGTGTTTAGTGAGAACGAATTCGAAAAAAGAAGGTTACATTCCTTCCGAATATTTGTCTTCCGTTGCGCTTTCCAAAGAAGATTCGCCTGAAAAAAAACTGGCAAGTCTGAAACCTCCGTCTACAAGAGCATTTGCATTTCCCGAAAACCTGAAAGCTTCCAAAAAATCGAGAGCCGCAGAACAACCGTTTTTTGATCCTGTGACGGGAGAGATGACGGAAAATGTTCCCGAGTTTACGGAAATCCCCGGCAAAGAACAAATCGGTGTGACCGAAACGGTAAACCTGGAACCGGAACCGAAAACCACAGACAAACTGAAAGGTAAATTTTTTTGGGTGAATGCAAGTTCCCTGAATGTTCGCGAAAACCCGGAAGTGAATTCCTATATCGTGGACAGACTTACCAAAGGAATCAAAATCACTGTCATTCAATCCACAAATTATGAAGACAATATAGACGGTATCTCTGCCGCTTGGCATCAAGTGGAAAGCGGATACCAAAAAGGTTGGGTATTCGGAGGATATTTAAGTTCTTCCGAAGTACAAAGTTACGATTCCAGTTCCAATTCGGATTTCCCTTCTTTCCCTCAGGAAAATCCCGACGAACTGAAGCCAGGCGAAAAACGATATGTTCGAGCGGCCAGTTTGCGCTTGCGGGACGAACCGAACGAATACGGAACCGTCATCGCATCCATTCCCGGGGATGAAAAACTGAGAATCATAGATTCTAAAAACGAAATAGAAACCATCGGAGGAACCCGTTCCAAATGGATTTATGTGAATTGGGACGACCAATGGGAAGGTTGGGTTTTCGGAGGATTTGTTTCCAAAGACAAGGGGCAATTGGTGGACAATGATGATATTTCCAAATACTTCCAAATTCCGATTGATAACGATCGTTATGTGTCATCGAATTTCGGAACCAGAGTCGATCCGGTCACAGGCAAAGTAGGTGCTTTCCATTCCGGAGTGGATTTACCCGCACCTGTCGGGACTGCCATTCGCGCAGTGAGCGATGGAAAAGTATGGAAAACCATCACAACAACGGGCGGTTACGGAGTGCTCACCATCCTAAGTCATAAAAATAATGTTTATACGTATTACGCTCATCAAAACCAAAGAAAAATCGCAGAAGGGGATGTGGTTCGTTCGGGTGATATCATCGGAGAAGTGGGGAACACGGGAAAATCTACAGGACCTCACCTACATTTCGAAGTCAGAAAAGGCCCCCAACAACAAGCGTTAGACCCTAGCGCTTACTTACCAAAATAATAAAGAAAAGAAAAAAATGGAAACATCAAAAATAAAACACAGAATCACACTTATCATTCTACTCTTCAGTTTCAATTCCTTGCTTTCTCAAGATACGAACAATTCTCTTGAATCGGTAAAACCGAATGTAAACGAAGCCATTGAAGAAATCAAACCGGATATGGTGAAGATTTTACTCAAAGGTACACCGAAAGATCTGGATACCGCCATTTCCAAGGGAGGAGATGTCAATTCAGCGGATACGGACGGCAAAACTCTTTTGATGTTGGCTGTGGAAAAAGGAAAAACAAAACAATTCGATTCTTTGGTGATTGCGAACGCCGATTTGAATCGAAGGGATTTTTCCGGAAAAACCCTGCTTCACTACTTGGTGACTTCCCGATTGACAAACCAAATCAAAACACTGATCGAAAAAGGCGCCGATCCGAATGCTTATGACGGAGAAGGCAACACTCCTTTGCATATCGCAGTTCTCAAAGCAAACCTCTCCATTCAAAAGATTTTAGTGGAAAGCAAAGCGGATGTTAACCTTCGTAACAATCCCAGAAAATCTCCTCTCTTCCTTGCAGTGGAAAAAGGGAAAACGGACTCCATCGTTTATCTTTTGCAGAACGGAGCCAATGTCAACTTACCGGAGTTAACCGGTCGAACTCCACTGTTTGTGGCATTGGAATCGAAAAATATAAAATTAGTCACTACTCTTTTGGACGCAGGCGCGGATGCAAATGCGAAAGATACGAAAACAATCACCCCTTTGCTGCTTTCCATCGATAAGTCCTATCAACCGGGGGTGGAACTACTTCTTACAAGAGGTGCAAAATGGGACGGATTGGATGATAATGACGAACCTCTTAGTTTTACCGCTTACAACAAAAAGAACTTAAACATAATCAAACTTCTTTTCGGAAAAGGTTTGTCCACCGAACTGAAAGGAAAAAGCGGAAAAACACTTTTGGAATTATCGGTTGAAAAAAACGATCTCAGCCTTGCCAAACTCTTAATTGAATTCAAAACAAACTTAAATATCCGATTTACGAATAAAAAACCTGCGCTAGAGGACGCTTTGGAAAAAGGACGTTTTCCGATTGCAGTTGCATTGATTCAAAACGGTGCCGATCTCAATATCCAAACGGAAGGAGGATACTCTCCGATCCATGTTGCGGCAAAAAAAGGAAGCAACCAAATCATCGAAGAACTTTTGAAAAAGAACGTTGCTGTGGATAGCTTAACGGTACAAAACGGGGAGACCCCACTTGCGCTTGCTTTGGAAGCGAAACAACTCACAGCCGCAAAACTTCTATTAAGCAAAAAAGCGAATCCGAATCATGTTTCCCGTAATGGCAAGTCTTTACTCACCGAATCCATCGAGAGAAAGGATTTGGATTCGATCAAATTACTACTTGGAAATAGTGCAGATCCGAATGAAAAAAATTCGGAAGAAGAAACACTGATTATGGTGGTCGCCAAACAGGAAGTAGAAAAAAAAGATCAGAAGTTCGTTCAGGAACTTGTTAAGACATTACTCTCCAAAGGAGTGAGTGTGAATGCAAAAAACAAAAGAGGATTATCTGCACTCCATATTGCATTTAACAGAAACAATAGTGATCTTATTTTGTTATTACTGAACCAAGGAGCAGAGGTGGATTCCGCAGACAACAACGGGTTCACCGTATTAAGAAAGGCTGTAATTAAATTTTTACAAACGCGTGAAGCTGCAGTTGCTGAACAATATAAGAAATTAGTACTTTTACTAGTTGAACGAAGAGCAAATTTAAACCTCACTGACAAATCCGGAAAAACTATTCTTTCCGAACTGGCGCTGCAATTTGATCCTGGTAAAAAAGACTCCATATTAGAGTTAGGTAGAATTTTTATTTTAAATGGCGGTAATGCAAATTTAGATGATAGTAGTGGAAAGTCTCCGCTGAAATATGCCGAAGATAAAAACATACCGGAATTAGTAGAAATATATCGTGGCGCTTGATGTCCCTTCCCAAAAAAGAAAATAGAATCAATATATTCGACTTCGTTAATACCGTTCCGACGAAATCTTTCAAAAGAGGAGAGATTATCGTCCGCGAAGGAGAGCCGTCTAACGAAAAGATGTATTTCATCTTAAGTGGAACTCTATCCGTAGGAATGGGAGCACCCGATCAAAAAAACTTCCACGAAGTGAGAAAGCTCTCTACCGGGGAATTTTTCGGCGAAATCGCACTCATCTCCGCTCATCCCCGCACAATGACCGTATTTATAGAATCAGACCGCGCGCAGTTGGGGATTTTAGACAAACAAAATCTGACTAAAATTGCAAACTCCAATCCCATGTTCGTTTATGCCCTCTTGCAAACTTATGTGGAAAGACTCATCGAAGCGGAGCAAAAACTAAAAGAGTTAACCGATGGGACTTAAAGAATCGCTCGCAAAACTTTCCATGATCAATCTCAAAAGAGGTGAGCTTCTATTCAAAGAAGGAGTTCCTTCGAATGGGGCTATGTTCTTTTTGTTTGAAGGCCAGCTGGATATATACAAACACATCGAAGGCAAACATACTAAGATGAGAAGTATTTTGCCCGGAGAATTTTTCGGGGAGATGGCAATCATCAACAACAGTCCGAGATCAGCATCCATCGTCGTAGTCTCGGAAGGTGCAAAACTGGGAATCATAAACCGGAGTACATTTGTTCAAATGGGACAGGAAAGTCCGGAGTTTCTGTTTTTACTTTTAAAAAGAGTGATAGAGAGGCTGTATGAAACGGATTCAAAAATCAGAGCCATCAAAAAGAAAGATGATGACGGTAAAAAAATAACTTCCAAAGAAGATCATCATGAAAGTTCGGACGAAAGTTCGCATAACGATTCTGAGGCGTCCGATGAACATTACGAATCCCAGGCTCCGATCGAGTAAGTTTCCCTATCCTTCCTATCCGCAACTTATCTCAATCTTTTCCTTTTTCTTTCTTTTTGATCTTGAATCGTTCCGGCTGAATGATCAATTCCGATAAAACGGTCCCTTCCCGTTGGGAAAGCACAGTTTCTACCGCATCTGCAATGCATTCCGGTAAAATATAAGAACGGGTGTCTTCATCCGTTGTAAAAGACAGACGATCGAAAAAACCGGTGTTTGTAAGATCCGGAATCAGATTCGTTACCTTAACACCCGATTTGCGAAGTTCCTGAAACAATTCTCTTCCGAAATGGATGAGTCCCGCCTTTGTGGAACCGTAAACACTTCCCCAGGGAGAAACTTTGGTACCTGAAACGGATCCGATAAAAAAAATACGTCCCTCGTTTGTCTTCAAAGTTCTCAAAAAATAATTCGAAATCAACATAGGTGCCGTTAAATGGAGCGCTATCATCTCCGTAATCTGCTCCCAAGACAACTCTTCAAAAGGGGCGAAATACCCTACCCCTGCGTTATGAACCAAAATGCGAACTCTCTCTTTTCCGGAGAAATCTTTCAGCCAACCTTCGATTTGTTTGGTGTCGTTCAAATTGAGACGATCCAAAACAAAATCAGGATGGGAAAATTCGCAGCGATCCGGATTTTTACAAACACCTCTCACCGAATACCCGAGAGAGATCAGTTTTTTTGAAATGGCAAGTCCGATTCCACGGGAAGCTCCGGTAACAATTGCTATATTATGATTCTTATCAGGATTCACTTATAAACCTTTAAAAAAATTCCAAGCTTCTTCGGTTGCATCCAGTTCTTCCGTAAGTTTTCCGCGAAAAATGATAGGGATACTTGACTTTCTTCCTGGCCAGGAATGCCCTCCCCCTATTA
The nucleotide sequence above comes from Leptospira kobayashii. Encoded proteins:
- a CDS encoding ankyrin repeat domain-containing protein; this translates as METSKIKHRITLIILLFSFNSLLSQDTNNSLESVKPNVNEAIEEIKPDMVKILLKGTPKDLDTAISKGGDVNSADTDGKTLLMLAVEKGKTKQFDSLVIANADLNRRDFSGKTLLHYLVTSRLTNQIKTLIEKGADPNAYDGEGNTPLHIAVLKANLSIQKILVESKADVNLRNNPRKSPLFLAVEKGKTDSIVYLLQNGANVNLPELTGRTPLFVALESKNIKLVTTLLDAGADANAKDTKTITPLLLSIDKSYQPGVELLLTRGAKWDGLDDNDEPLSFTAYNKKNLNIIKLLFGKGLSTELKGKSGKTLLELSVEKNDLSLAKLLIEFKTNLNIRFTNKKPALEDALEKGRFPIAVALIQNGADLNIQTEGGYSPIHVAAKKGSNQIIEELLKKNVAVDSLTVQNGETPLALALEAKQLTAAKLLLSKKANPNHVSRNGKSLLTESIERKDLDSIKLLLGNSADPNEKNSEEETLIMVVAKQEVEKKDQKFVQELVKTLLSKGVSVNAKNKRGLSALHIAFNRNNSDLILLLLNQGAEVDSADNNGFTVLRKAVIKFLQTREAAVAEQYKKLVLLLVERRANLNLTDKSGKTILSELALQFDPGKKDSILELGRIFILNGGNANLDDSSGKSPLKYAEDKNIPELVEIYRGA
- a CDS encoding Crp/Fnr family transcriptional regulator translates to MGLKESLAKLSMINLKRGELLFKEGVPSNGAMFFLFEGQLDIYKHIEGKHTKMRSILPGEFFGEMAIINNSPRSASIVVVSEGAKLGIINRSTFVQMGQESPEFLFLLLKRVIERLYETDSKIRAIKKKDDDGKKITSKEDHHESSDESSHNDSEASDEHYESQAPIE
- a CDS encoding ankyrin repeat domain-containing protein, yielding MKRIALGILLIFLVVGCVSLPNPGRNYRYNNFYFQVAQGNVERVREMLRAGQNPNIPEDTFDRMTPLMIASKEGHHDVVHVLLTFKANPNLKSRNGHTALMMAAYNRYPKVVEYLLDAGADPNLKSEAGHTALSEILQNEKETIVHLLKSKGAVE
- a CDS encoding SDR family oxidoreductase codes for the protein MNPDKNHNIAIVTGASRGIGLAISKKLISLGYSVRGVCKNPDRCEFSHPDFVLDRLNLNDTKQIEGWLKDFSGKERVRILVHNAGVGYFAPFEELSWEQITEMIALHLTAPMLISNYFLRTLKTNEGRIFFIGSVSGTKVSPWGSVYGSTKAGLIHFGRELFQELRKSGVKVTNLIPDLTNTGFFDRLSFTTDEDTRSYILPECIADAVETVLSQREGTVLSELIIQPERFKIKKKEKGKD
- a CDS encoding peptidoglycan DD-metalloendopeptidase family protein, which encodes MNKKTEILSLVLFLITCFPLLSQSSIDNKAKDKQDALLQKDKANREKILAKYYQFYSKLKDRYPGLNFQELPVDPSLARDVIEHNDSPGGQIKKAKSIFAYSAENYLLKSEPNPLPKFNTDTKLLRGEKIEVVLVLKNDGPDKKDQPNWCLVRTNSKKEGYIPSEYLSSVALSKEDSPEKKLASLKPPSTRAFAFPENLKASKKSRAAEQPFFDPVTGEMTENVPEFTEIPGKEQIGVTETVNLEPEPKTTDKLKGKFFWVNASSLNVRENPEVNSYIVDRLTKGIKITVIQSTNYEDNIDGISAAWHQVESGYQKGWVFGGYLSSSEVQSYDSSSNSDFPSFPQENPDELKPGEKRYVRAASLRLRDEPNEYGTVIASIPGDEKLRIIDSKNEIETIGGTRSKWIYVNWDDQWEGWVFGGFVSKDKGQLVDNDDISKYFQIPIDNDRYVSSNFGTRVDPVTGKVGAFHSGVDLPAPVGTAIRAVSDGKVWKTITTTGGYGVLTILSHKNNVYTYYAHQNQRKIAEGDVVRSGDIIGEVGNTGKSTGPHLHFEVRKGPQQQALDPSAYLPK
- a CDS encoding helix-turn-helix transcriptional regulator, producing the protein MNHRKYRILFLWFYGISLILWIVQETYTLTNPPDIFDRYRVFIASFETLIAVSSFLTIFILYKELKQEAGENNQAKVVIHDLKRTNRILKGPEMNFWKEANQQMNEWKLTDTEKEIAILILRGFSHQQIAGVRGKSLRTVENQTASIYEKSSMRGKLEFISFFLTPLLPEEE
- a CDS encoding Crp/Fnr family transcriptional regulator, with protein sequence MSLPKKENRINIFDFVNTVPTKSFKRGEIIVREGEPSNEKMYFILSGTLSVGMGAPDQKNFHEVRKLSTGEFFGEIALISAHPRTMTVFIESDRAQLGILDKQNLTKIANSNPMFVYALLQTYVERLIEAEQKLKELTDGT